From the genome of Ptychodera flava strain L36383 unplaced genomic scaffold, AS_Pfla_20210202 Scaffold_71__1_contigs__length_606264_pilon, whole genome shotgun sequence, one region includes:
- the LOC139128806 gene encoding uncharacterized protein encodes MYCLSSSPKKVNSSFISCTRCRRLPPFFAPKPPDTPPHQPQPTTTALAVLVVLPLAAIAIIIIVIRKRRKRYYNVRKAQSTADQPCGPFETAEQEEDNLPSGDRPVAPECSERLPLKPVPSDNDLNDNYEGNSDRQADEAHRSLTEGHEIPESS; translated from the exons ATGTACTGCTTATCATCATCCCCCAAAAAGGTGAACTCAAGTTTTATCAGCTGCACCCGCTGCAGACGTCTACCGCCATTCTTTGCTCCTAAGCCTCCGGACACCCCACCGCACCAGCCTCAACCTACGA CAACTGCTTTGGCTGTACTGGTTGTACTTCCGCTGGCGGCTATTGCGATTATAATTATTGTCATAAGAAAAAG GAGAAAGCGTTACTACAATGTTCGAAAGGCTCAAAGCACTGCTGATCAGCCTTGTGGCCCTTTCGAGACAGCTGAACAAGAAGAAGATAACCTTCCTTCGGGAGACCGCCCTGTCGCACCAGAGTGCTCTGAACGCTTGCCTCTAAAACCAGTGCCTAGCGACAATGACTTAAATGACAATTACGAAGGAAATTCTGACCGTCAGGCCGATGAAGCACATCGGTCACTTACCGAGGGACATGAGATACCTGAAAGTTCTTGA